One Leptolyngbya subtilissima AS-A7 genomic window carries:
- a CDS encoding helix-turn-helix domain-containing protein has translation MPPRLLSTASQVDNLFTAPPLLSTQGFCWRGTHVDCRWEPPGAIEEEVSTPWHSVVLFTQFPGSEPVWAERSIDGRFKSERVHPGDILVLPAGVGQRSRWNAPGEFMNLVFETAALGRSLDEAADGTTFELIPHFATQDLLVLQLGLCLRRVLQSGGERLYAEALTTALAVHLLQTYATRKPQLKTYGNGLAKPQLQRVVDYIHSHLDADLSLETLSTLVGMSAHYFAQLFKQSTGAAPHQYVIRCRVQQAKTLLAQPDLPIADIACRVGFAHQSHLNRHFRRLVGTTPGQWRQANRF, from the coding sequence ATGCCACCTCGACTTCTATCTACGGCTAGCCAGGTGGATAACCTGTTTACGGCCCCGCCGCTGTTGTCTACCCAGGGCTTTTGCTGGCGTGGCACTCACGTAGACTGTCGCTGGGAACCGCCTGGAGCCATTGAGGAAGAGGTGTCTACGCCCTGGCACAGTGTTGTGCTATTTACTCAGTTTCCCGGATCAGAACCGGTCTGGGCAGAGCGCTCGATCGATGGACGATTTAAATCAGAGCGGGTGCATCCGGGAGACATTTTGGTGCTGCCCGCCGGGGTAGGACAGCGATCGCGCTGGAATGCCCCCGGCGAATTTATGAACTTGGTCTTTGAGACTGCTGCCCTAGGGCGATCGCTCGACGAAGCTGCCGACGGCACCACCTTTGAGCTCATACCTCACTTTGCTACCCAAGACCTCTTGGTGTTACAGCTAGGGCTATGTCTCAGACGGGTGCTTCAAAGTGGTGGTGAGCGTCTCTATGCCGAAGCGCTCACCACAGCCCTGGCCGTGCATCTGCTGCAAACCTATGCCACTCGCAAGCCACAGCTCAAAACCTATGGCAACGGGCTGGCCAAGCCTCAGCTCCAGCGGGTGGTGGACTACATTCACAGCCACTTAGATGCTGACTTGAGCCTAGAGACCCTATCCACCCTGGTGGGCATGAGCGCCCACTACTTTGCGCAACTGTTTAAGCAGTCCACTGGGGCCGCGCCCCACCAGTACGTCATTCGCTGCCGGGTACAGCAGGCCAAGACGCTGCTGGCTCAGCCCGACCTCCCCATTGCCGATATTGCCTGCCGGGTAGGCTTTGCCCACCAGAGCCACCTCAACCGTCACTTTAGGCGGCTGGTGGGCACGACCCCTGGCCAATGGCGGCAGGCAAACCGTTTCTAG
- a CDS encoding adenosine deaminase, with amino-acid sequence MSLYAELHRHLGGSVVPRVLWRYFERNRPDLSGQFADYPAFEQFYTRPRNTLAEYLELHTLVESVQTYEALPYFIYRLIRGAYIFENLAYLELRYTPYLRTPEHLTQNQRIEAMAEIVEIVGRASQQPEYPIVTKQILCMHSRLPHEVNQAIVELAGQYPEYVCAVDVAGGDAKYGDRIDEFTQLYQRAQDLGLKTTGHLYETVDGDHPKLLPYLMRIGHGIQIPLRHPELLPEVAARGQCLEVCPTTYLKTGTLDEISQLKVVFDRCFEAGVDIAICTDNAGLHNVRLPFEYENLLTHDVIGFEELQACQEAAFRHAFAWPHSQPPSTLLTDMLQVPPVSPLPTRELAERGSLS; translated from the coding sequence GTGAGTCTATATGCTGAACTACACCGTCATCTAGGCGGTTCTGTTGTACCCCGAGTCCTGTGGCGCTATTTTGAGCGCAATCGCCCCGATCTGTCGGGCCAGTTTGCTGATTACCCAGCGTTTGAGCAGTTTTACACCCGTCCCCGGAATACTCTTGCGGAGTATCTAGAGCTGCATACCCTCGTCGAGAGTGTGCAAACCTACGAGGCCTTACCCTACTTCATCTATCGCCTGATTCGGGGTGCCTACATTTTTGAAAACCTGGCCTACTTAGAGCTGCGCTATACCCCCTACCTGCGCACCCCTGAGCATTTGACCCAGAACCAGCGCATTGAGGCGATGGCCGAGATTGTAGAAATTGTCGGGCGAGCCAGCCAGCAGCCTGAGTATCCCATTGTGACCAAGCAGATTCTGTGTATGCACTCGCGGCTGCCCCACGAGGTGAACCAGGCAATTGTGGAACTGGCGGGGCAATATCCCGAATATGTGTGTGCGGTCGATGTGGCGGGCGGTGACGCGAAGTACGGCGATCGCATCGACGAGTTTACCCAGCTCTACCAGCGCGCCCAGGATCTAGGCCTCAAAACCACCGGCCACCTCTACGAAACCGTGGATGGCGACCATCCCAAGCTGCTGCCCTACCTGATGCGCATTGGCCACGGCATTCAAATTCCGCTGCGACACCCGGAGCTACTGCCCGAGGTAGCGGCGCGAGGGCAGTGCCTAGAGGTGTGCCCCACCACTTACCTCAAGACCGGCACCCTAGACGAAATCAGCCAGCTCAAAGTCGTGTTCGATCGCTGCTTTGAGGCCGGGGTTGATATCGCTATCTGCACCGACAACGCGGGGCTGCACAACGTACGCCTGCCCTTTGAGTACGAGAACCTGCTCACCCACGACGTCATCGGCTTTGAGGAGCTGCAAGCCTGCCAGGAAGCGGCCTTTCGCCACGCCTTTGCTTGGCCACACAGCCAGCCCCCCTCCACACTATTGACCGACATGCTGCAAGTGCCGCCCGTCAGCCCCCTACCCACTAGGGAGCTAGCCGAGAGGGGCTCGCTGTCTTAA
- a CDS encoding adenylosuccinate synthase: MANVVVIGAQWGDEGKGKITDLLSRSADVVVRYQGGVNAGHTVVVKDQTFKLHLIPSGILYPDTECVIGSGTVIDPKALIGELDKLVELGISTKNLFISNAAHVTMPYHRLIDQASEERRGNHKIGTTKRGIGPTYADKSERIGIRVIDLMDYARLRKQLEWTIQYKNGILEKLYDLAPLDPAAVIDEYIEYAERLRPHIIDSSLHVYQAIRQRKNVLFEGAQGTLLDLDHGTYPYVTSSNPVAGGACIGTGIGPTVIDRVIGVAKAYTTRVGEGPFPTELTGEMGELLCDRGAEFGTTTGRRRRCGWFDAVIGRYAVRINGLDCLAVTKLDVLDDVDEIEVCVAYELDGERCEELPASAEAFGRCKPIYKTMPGWKQPTDHCRSLSDLPKAALDYLKFLAELMEVPIAIVSLGASRDQTIIVEDPIHGPKRALLYENGESQVA, from the coding sequence TTGGCAAACGTTGTAGTAATTGGGGCCCAGTGGGGCGACGAAGGTAAGGGCAAAATTACCGATTTGCTGAGTCGTTCGGCAGACGTAGTTGTGCGCTACCAGGGTGGGGTCAACGCCGGTCACACCGTCGTTGTTAAAGATCAAACCTTCAAGCTGCACCTGATTCCCTCCGGTATTCTCTACCCCGATACTGAGTGCGTTATCGGCAGCGGCACCGTTATTGACCCCAAGGCTCTAATTGGCGAACTCGACAAGCTGGTCGAGCTAGGAATTTCCACTAAAAACCTCTTCATTTCCAACGCGGCCCACGTCACCATGCCCTATCACCGCCTGATCGATCAGGCGTCGGAGGAGCGCCGGGGCAACCATAAGATCGGCACCACCAAGCGCGGCATTGGCCCTACTTACGCCGACAAGTCTGAGCGCATTGGCATCCGCGTCATTGACCTGATGGACTACGCCCGCCTCCGCAAGCAGCTGGAGTGGACGATTCAGTACAAAAACGGCATTCTCGAAAAGTTGTACGATCTCGCCCCCCTCGATCCAGCGGCGGTGATTGACGAATACATTGAGTATGCTGAGCGGCTGCGGCCCCACATTATTGACAGTTCCCTCCATGTCTATCAAGCCATTCGCCAGCGCAAAAACGTGCTGTTTGAAGGGGCCCAGGGCACTTTACTCGACCTCGACCACGGCACTTATCCCTACGTTACCTCCTCTAACCCGGTGGCGGGGGGGGCGTGCATCGGCACCGGCATTGGCCCTACAGTGATCGACCGGGTGATTGGGGTGGCTAAGGCCTACACCACTCGCGTTGGAGAAGGCCCCTTCCCCACCGAGCTGACCGGTGAGATGGGTGAGTTGCTCTGCGATCGCGGTGCCGAGTTTGGCACTACCACCGGTCGCCGCCGCCGCTGCGGCTGGTTTGATGCCGTAATTGGCCGTTACGCGGTGCGCATCAATGGCCTCGACTGTCTCGCTGTCACCAAGCTCGATGTCCTCGACGATGTGGATGAGATCGAGGTATGCGTGGCCTATGAACTAGACGGTGAGCGCTGCGAAGAGCTTCCGGCCAGTGCCGAGGCCTTTGGCCGCTGCAAGCCCATCTACAAAACCATGCCCGGCTGGAAACAGCCCACCGATCACTGCCGATCGCTGAGTGACCTACCCAAAGCTGCCCTAGACTATCTCAAGTTTTTGGCGGAGTTGATGGAGGTACCGATCGCGATCGTGTCGCTTGGGGCCAGCCGCGACCAGACTATCATCGTAGAGGACCCCATCCATGGGCCGAAGCGGGCGCTGCTCTACGAGAATGGCGAGTCCCAGGTAGCCTAG
- a CDS encoding 50S ribosomal protein L25/general stress protein Ctc, with amino-acid sequence MELTIECKSRDAKAKPNALRREGLLPVVLYGHQGTESVSLTVNQKDADLLLRKAAVNNTMIDLKIPDMSWNGKALLREVQAHPWKKTVYHLSFFAVKAQDAVEVGVTLHFVGEPTGVKDDGGVLNTEINEVTVKCKAIDIPEVIEVDVSGLGVGDSLTVADLVLPEGAVVAGDQTQTIATVLQGRMAEGEGEDEAAAE; translated from the coding sequence ATGGAACTGACTATTGAGTGCAAATCGCGCGATGCTAAGGCCAAGCCTAACGCCCTACGCCGCGAAGGGCTGCTGCCGGTAGTCCTTTACGGCCACCAGGGCACCGAGTCGGTGTCGCTGACCGTCAATCAAAAAGACGCCGACCTGCTGCTGCGCAAGGCCGCGGTCAACAACACCATGATTGACCTAAAAATTCCAGATATGTCCTGGAACGGCAAGGCTTTGCTGCGGGAAGTTCAGGCCCACCCCTGGAAGAAAACTGTGTACCACCTGAGCTTTTTTGCGGTGAAGGCTCAAGATGCTGTGGAAGTGGGCGTTACGCTCCATTTTGTAGGTGAGCCCACTGGGGTTAAAGACGACGGCGGCGTGCTCAACACCGAAATCAACGAAGTCACCGTTAAGTGCAAGGCCATCGACATCCCCGAGGTGATCGAGGTGGATGTGTCTGGGCTAGGTGTGGGTGACTCGCTCACCGTGGCCGACCTAGTGCTGCCCGAGGGCGCTGTGGTAGCTGGCGACCAAACTCAAACCATTGCTACGGTGCTCCAGGGCCGCATGGCTGAGGGCGAAGGCGAGGACGAAGCGGCAGCAGAATAG
- a CDS encoding AAA family ATPase — MADFALPELIQQMSQPEFYPHPVVEPIRLLQTHVSYVLLTGDYAYKVKKPVNFGFLDYSTLEKRQHFCQEELRLNQRGAGALYLEVVALGQTGETYHLGSGTTVEYAVKMVQFPQDTLLSALFDRSELTESLMADLATAVADFHLGAETNDHIRTFGAVEQIRQAFDENYEQTTGFIGGPQTQAQFDETKTYTDSFFAAHGDLFKRRVEQNWIRACHGDLHLNNLCRWQEQLYLFDCIEFNEPFRYVDVMYDVGFVVMDLLSKDCATLATVFLNNYVECTGDWEGVQLLPLYISRQAYVRAKVTSFLLGDPSVDEATKQQAAETAAGYYRLAWSVCQPRSGAVYIMAGLSGSGKSTTARQLASHTNAIHLRSDAVRKHLAGVPLDQRGDDSLYTPEMTEKTYDRLLTLGIALAQTGYPVILDAKYDRQALRQTAIEAIQQAELPVSILHCTAPPEVLEQRVRDRAGDIADATVAVLQRQHMEPFTEVEQPLVQAIDTTRAVPQQIAAIVGA; from the coding sequence ATGGCCGATTTTGCACTTCCCGAATTGATTCAGCAGATGAGTCAGCCGGAGTTTTATCCCCACCCGGTAGTTGAGCCCATTCGGCTGCTGCAAACCCACGTGTCCTATGTGCTGCTGACTGGTGACTACGCCTACAAGGTGAAAAAGCCGGTAAATTTTGGCTTTCTAGACTATTCCACCCTGGAAAAGCGGCAGCATTTTTGCCAAGAAGAGCTGCGGCTTAACCAGCGGGGGGCCGGAGCGCTTTACCTAGAGGTGGTCGCTTTGGGCCAAACCGGAGAAACCTATCACCTCGGCAGCGGCACGACCGTGGAGTATGCCGTCAAAATGGTGCAGTTCCCGCAGGATACGCTGCTGAGTGCTCTATTCGATCGCAGCGAACTCACCGAATCCCTAATGGCAGATCTAGCAACGGCCGTGGCCGACTTTCACCTGGGGGCCGAAACCAATGACCACATTCGCACCTTTGGTGCGGTAGAGCAGATTCGCCAGGCCTTTGACGAAAACTACGAGCAAACCACTGGTTTTATCGGCGGCCCCCAGACCCAAGCCCAGTTCGATGAGACCAAGACTTATACCGACTCTTTCTTCGCGGCCCACGGCGATTTGTTTAAACGGCGGGTTGAACAAAACTGGATTCGCGCCTGCCACGGTGACCTGCATTTAAATAACCTGTGTCGCTGGCAAGAGCAACTCTATCTCTTTGACTGCATCGAGTTTAACGAGCCCTTTCGCTACGTCGATGTGATGTATGACGTCGGCTTTGTGGTGATGGATCTGCTGTCTAAGGACTGCGCCACACTAGCCACGGTGTTTTTGAACAACTATGTAGAGTGCACCGGCGATTGGGAAGGGGTGCAGCTGCTGCCTCTGTACATTAGCCGCCAGGCCTACGTGCGAGCCAAGGTGACCTCATTTTTGCTTGGCGATCCGTCAGTTGATGAAGCGACCAAGCAACAAGCGGCTGAGACAGCGGCTGGCTACTACCGCCTCGCCTGGTCGGTGTGCCAACCCCGCAGCGGTGCAGTCTACATAATGGCCGGGCTGTCCGGCTCGGGCAAGTCCACCACCGCTCGGCAGTTGGCCAGTCACACCAATGCCATTCACCTGCGCAGCGACGCGGTGCGCAAGCACCTGGCCGGAGTGCCCCTAGACCAGCGGGGCGACGACAGCCTCTACACTCCAGAGATGACCGAGAAGACCTACGATCGCCTCCTCACCTTGGGCATTGCCCTGGCTCAGACCGGCTACCCAGTGATTCTTGATGCCAAGTACGATCGCCAGGCTCTGCGCCAAACTGCGATTGAGGCCATTCAGCAGGCGGAATTGCCGGTGAGCATTCTGCACTGCACGGCTCCCCCTGAGGTATTGGAGCAGCGGGTGCGCGATCGCGCGGGGGACATTGCTGATGCGACCGTAGCGGTGCTTCAGCGCCAGCACATGGAGCCCTTTACCGAGGTCGAGCAGCCGCTGGTGCAGGCGATTGACACTACCCGAGCGGTGCCCCAGCAAATAGCCGCTATAGTAGGGGCATAG
- the dprA gene encoding DNA-processing protein DprA — MAERAYWLAWAQAYGLGPILLKRLCSHFGTLSAAWHAEGAALLEVEGIGLGTGSKLVEYRQTVSPLELLASYEQQHPNFWTPADAEYPALLYEITDPPPLLFYRGQPELAGALHLVPSVGVVGTRNPSDYGQRWTRRLTQQLVAHDVIVISGLAKGVDRYAHQQTLDSHGLTIAVLGTGVDQVYPLGNRDLHDRIARHGLLLSEHPNGTPPDRAHFPRRNRIIAGLSRAVVVTEAPARSGALITAQLANDYGRDVFAVPGSLDNLNSEGCLGLINQGAQMILNDKTLIAALGQMPQISNGEPAGYALSEKGDRPPVRPPVSPPLSPTMAQVLATITSEPISLDGLVQQLAQPTGEVLATLVQLELMGLVTQLPGMRYQRY; from the coding sequence ATGGCAGAACGAGCGTATTGGCTAGCCTGGGCCCAGGCTTACGGCCTCGGCCCAATTTTGTTGAAGCGACTGTGCAGCCACTTCGGCACCCTATCTGCCGCCTGGCATGCTGAAGGAGCAGCTCTGCTAGAGGTGGAAGGCATTGGCCTGGGGACGGGGTCCAAACTGGTGGAGTATCGGCAGACGGTTTCTCCGCTAGAGCTGCTGGCCAGCTACGAACAGCAGCACCCCAATTTTTGGACTCCGGCAGATGCGGAGTACCCGGCCCTGCTCTACGAAATTACTGATCCGCCGCCGCTGCTATTTTATCGGGGACAGCCGGAGCTGGCGGGTGCCCTGCACCTGGTTCCATCGGTTGGGGTGGTGGGCACTCGCAACCCATCAGACTACGGTCAGCGCTGGACCCGCCGCCTGACCCAGCAACTGGTGGCCCACGATGTGATCGTAATCTCGGGGTTGGCCAAGGGGGTCGATCGCTACGCCCACCAGCAGACCCTAGACAGCCATGGTCTCACCATTGCGGTGCTGGGAACGGGGGTTGATCAGGTTTATCCCCTGGGCAACCGCGATCTGCACGATCGCATTGCTCGCCACGGTCTGCTGCTCAGTGAGCACCCCAACGGCACACCTCCCGATCGCGCCCACTTTCCCCGCCGCAACCGCATCATTGCCGGGCTCAGTCGAGCAGTGGTGGTGACCGAAGCTCCGGCGCGATCGGGGGCACTGATTACGGCGCAGTTGGCCAATGACTATGGCCGCGATGTATTTGCGGTGCCAGGGTCGCTGGATAACCTCAATAGTGAGGGCTGCCTGGGGCTGATCAACCAGGGCGCCCAGATGATTTTGAACGACAAGACGCTGATCGCCGCTCTCGGACAGATGCCCCAAATTAGCAATGGTGAACCGGCGGGTTACGCCTTAAGTGAAAAGGGCGATCGCCCGCCGGTCAGACCCCCGGTGTCACCGCCCTTATCCCCCACCATGGCCCAGGTATTGGCCACCATCACCAGCGAACCCATTTCCCTCGACGGCCTGGTGCAGCAACTGGCTCAGCCCACTGGGGAGGTACTGGCTACCCTCGTGCAGTTAGAGCTGATGGGTCTAGTCACTCAGCTGCCGGGCATGCGCTACCAACGTTATTAA
- a CDS encoding FHA domain-containing protein, translating into MVSSPFFSANSDQRSSTTPKGSSGGAIREATPTGIASPPWLLDTLFRNMSYDLEQVADIIDPILTAQNHCYRTDWYVQGIVADDRAFLSTNINAERAIEVTPCGTRWLLGQGRCCAVAMSRPGIADCHAALNFDSLRGFFLTDLGSDGGTWVNGRRLAPAQRHYLQDGDLVKLGSLRFEFLQQRCDQSVWYDA; encoded by the coding sequence ATGGTTTCCTCCCCCTTCTTTTCTGCCAACTCAGATCAGCGATCTAGCACTACACCCAAAGGTTCAAGTGGTGGCGCGATTCGCGAAGCGACCCCAACGGGAATCGCCTCACCCCCCTGGCTGCTAGATACGCTCTTTCGCAACATGAGCTATGACCTTGAGCAAGTGGCCGATATTATCGACCCCATTCTGACAGCCCAAAACCATTGCTACCGCACCGATTGGTATGTGCAGGGCATTGTGGCCGACGATCGCGCCTTTCTCAGCACCAACATCAACGCCGAGCGCGCCATTGAGGTCACCCCGTGTGGCACCCGCTGGTTGCTGGGGCAGGGCCGTTGCTGCGCCGTGGCCATGTCCCGGCCGGGAATTGCCGACTGCCATGCGGCGCTCAACTTTGACTCCCTGCGAGGCTTCTTTCTCACCGACCTGGGCAGCGATGGGGGCACCTGGGTGAATGGTCGCCGCCTGGCTCCGGCCCAGCGCCACTACCTGCAAGACGGCGACTTGGTGAAGCTGGGAAGCCTGCGGTTTGAGTTTTTGCAGCAGCGCTGCGACCAATCGGTGTGGTACGACGCTTAA
- a CDS encoding 1-acyl-sn-glycerol-3-phosphate acyltransferase, which produces MNPSTRAQPPLSFIPPALDTRVLALVRLGLPYWMRWREQVQHVEVVNAEGLVQLYKAFDAGETRFLLAFRHPSPLDSFCIGHLLWYAVPQRARELGVKLKRPIHVHFIYDRGIPLWAGAWVGKLYAKLGGTPIQRGKVDRQGLRSARQLLANGQFPLAAAPEGGNNGHTEIVSPLEPGVAQMAFWCVDDLHSQGRAEQMAIAPLGISYRYIRPPWRELDRWLDRLEQETSLAPRQHLYPPGDTSKTAIEQRYRRLSNLGERLLTLLENYYRRVYRVAIPSVDSGDRPDAVPPTNALSNRLEALMNAALQVAETYFQLLPKGSTIDRCRRIEQAGWEHIFRQDVVSNPRLSAVEMGLANREAEEASLRMWHMRLVESFIAVTGQYVRQRPSAERFAETVMILRDTVCLIQGKNSFPRPKLGPQRAVLTVGEPISVSDRWPDYKTNRKQAVAQLTADLQSALEAMITPILPGSELPQADVPK; this is translated from the coding sequence GTGAACCCCTCCACTCGTGCTCAGCCGCCGTTGAGCTTTATTCCCCCCGCGCTGGATACTCGGGTGCTAGCCCTGGTGCGCCTGGGGTTGCCCTACTGGATGCGCTGGCGAGAACAGGTTCAGCACGTAGAGGTGGTCAACGCCGAGGGGCTGGTGCAGTTGTACAAAGCATTTGATGCCGGAGAAACCCGGTTTCTACTGGCCTTTCGCCATCCCAGCCCGCTCGACTCATTTTGCATAGGACATTTGCTGTGGTATGCGGTACCCCAGCGAGCCCGAGAATTGGGTGTTAAGCTCAAGCGCCCAATTCATGTGCACTTCATCTACGATCGCGGCATTCCCCTTTGGGCTGGTGCTTGGGTCGGTAAGCTCTACGCCAAACTGGGCGGCACCCCCATTCAGCGGGGCAAGGTCGATCGCCAGGGGCTGCGATCGGCTCGCCAGCTGCTGGCCAATGGGCAGTTTCCCCTTGCCGCTGCCCCCGAGGGCGGCAACAACGGTCACACCGAAATTGTCAGCCCTCTAGAGCCGGGGGTAGCCCAGATGGCCTTTTGGTGTGTAGACGATCTGCACAGTCAGGGACGAGCGGAGCAGATGGCGATCGCCCCCCTGGGCATCTCCTACCGCTACATCAGACCGCCTTGGCGCGAACTCGATCGCTGGCTCGATCGCCTAGAGCAGGAGACTAGTCTGGCTCCCCGACAGCATCTCTACCCACCCGGCGACACCTCTAAAACCGCCATCGAGCAGCGCTATCGTCGGCTCTCTAACCTGGGAGAGCGTCTGCTCACCCTCTTAGAAAATTACTACCGCCGGGTGTATCGTGTGGCGATTCCCTCAGTTGACTCCGGCGATCGCCCCGATGCCGTGCCTCCAACTAACGCCCTGAGCAATCGCCTCGAAGCTTTAATGAATGCGGCCCTACAGGTAGCCGAAACCTACTTTCAGCTCCTGCCCAAAGGCAGCACCATTGACCGCTGTCGCCGCATTGAGCAAGCCGGGTGGGAGCATATCTTTCGCCAAGACGTTGTGAGCAACCCGCGACTTTCAGCCGTGGAGATGGGGCTAGCCAATCGCGAGGCCGAAGAAGCCTCCCTCCGCATGTGGCACATGCGCCTGGTGGAGAGCTTTATCGCCGTTACGGGCCAATACGTGCGCCAGCGACCCTCCGCCGAGCGCTTTGCTGAAACGGTGATGATTTTGCGCGACACGGTGTGCTTAATCCAAGGCAAAAACTCCTTTCCACGTCCCAAGCTGGGGCCACAGCGAGCGGTGCTCACGGTGGGGGAGCCGATCTCGGTGAGCGATCGCTGGCCCGACTACAAAACCAATCGCAAGCAGGCCGTCGCCCAGCTCACCGCCGACCTACAAAGCGCGCTAGAAGCCATGATTACGCCTATTCTGCCAGGCTCGGAGTTACCGCAGGCAGACGTGCCAAAATAG
- a CDS encoding DUF1802 family protein, translated as MVSWVLKEWQVAVTALLQGETILLLRKGGIREAKGQFSLAARQVLLLPTVEHQKAALLKDAFWPLIEGEIIHDDQVRFDGWATITHALPLTAEAEAAALLPYLVWNEQFVAERLNWQSDRPLYGLLLRAYRFQQPLMLPRHKGYSGCRSWVESGQEVGVENSTPALAEADYQQQVEAILARLPAVTPSLAE; from the coding sequence ATGGTGTCGTGGGTTTTAAAGGAATGGCAAGTGGCCGTGACGGCACTGCTACAAGGCGAAACCATTCTGCTGTTGCGCAAGGGTGGCATTCGCGAGGCTAAAGGGCAGTTTTCGCTGGCGGCCCGGCAGGTGCTGCTGCTGCCCACCGTCGAGCATCAAAAAGCGGCCCTGCTGAAGGATGCCTTTTGGCCCCTGATAGAAGGAGAAATTATCCATGACGACCAGGTGCGGTTTGACGGGTGGGCGACCATTACCCACGCCCTGCCCCTCACGGCTGAAGCAGAGGCGGCGGCTCTGCTGCCCTACCTGGTGTGGAATGAGCAATTTGTGGCAGAACGGCTTAACTGGCAGTCCGATCGCCCGCTCTATGGGCTGCTGTTGAGGGCCTACCGTTTTCAACAACCTCTGATGCTACCTCGCCACAAGGGCTACAGCGGCTGCCGATCCTGGGTAGAGAGCGGCCAGGAGGTGGGAGTGGAGAATAGCACGCCAGCTCTTGCGGAGGCAGATTATCAGCAGCAGGTTGAGGCTATTTTGGCACGTCTGCCTGCGGTAACTCCGAGCCTGGCAGAATAG
- a CDS encoding HAD family hydrolase translates to MVWVRCGQQRIADVEAIVFDKDGTLADSLKLLHHTALARAEACATAAGFGDALIPALLDCFGVSASGIDPDGLMAAGTREANKQGAVAVLAQAGYPLEKATELVAECFAAVNAKRNGKAAYTPPFAGTAAMLERLHHSPLKIGVLSSDSPAFVEEFLTHYELLPWVDAWQGTRPEDPPKPDPTLLGVVCDRLQVSVAHTLVVGDSWADLALAERAQAAGFISVSEPWGRSPVVGASLVLAHWDDLAVLAVGSPDFKI, encoded by the coding sequence ATGGTCTGGGTGCGGTGCGGGCAGCAGAGGATTGCCGATGTGGAGGCGATTGTATTTGATAAAGATGGCACCCTGGCCGACTCCCTGAAGCTATTGCACCACACAGCCCTGGCGCGGGCAGAGGCCTGTGCCACCGCCGCAGGATTTGGAGATGCGTTAATTCCAGCTCTTTTAGACTGTTTTGGGGTGTCTGCCAGCGGCATTGACCCCGATGGGCTGATGGCGGCGGGCACACGCGAGGCCAACAAGCAGGGGGCCGTAGCTGTGCTAGCGCAGGCCGGCTATCCCTTAGAAAAGGCGACGGAGCTAGTGGCAGAGTGCTTCGCGGCGGTCAACGCCAAGCGCAACGGCAAGGCCGCCTATACCCCACCCTTTGCGGGCACCGCTGCAATGCTGGAGCGGCTGCACCACAGTCCCTTAAAAATTGGAGTGCTGTCATCCGATAGCCCAGCCTTTGTCGAAGAATTTTTGACCCATTACGAGCTGCTGCCCTGGGTAGATGCGTGGCAGGGTACGAGGCCAGAGGATCCGCCCAAGCCCGATCCAACGCTGTTGGGGGTAGTGTGCGATCGCCTTCAAGTCTCAGTCGCGCACACCCTGGTCGTTGGCGATAGCTGGGCTGATCTAGCATTGGCAGAACGAGCTCAAGCCGCAGGATTCATCTCTGTCTCAGAACCCTGGGGGCGATCGCCCGTTGTAGGGGCTAGCCTGGTATTAGCGCACTGGGATGATTTGGCCGTGCTAGCTGTTGGTTCCCCAGATTTCAAAATTTAA